The Marivirga tractuosa DSM 4126 genome contains the following window.
AAAAGATGAAGGTGGTCGTCACACTCCATTCTTCAACAAATACCGTCCACAGTTCTACTTAAGAACTACTGACGTAACGGGTGAGATCAAACTTCCTGAAAACGTAGAAATGGTTATGCCAGGTGATAACGTTACAATCGAAGTTAACTTGATCAACAAAGTTGCTTGTGAAAAAGGTTTACGTTTCGCTATCCGTGAAGGTGGTAGAACAGTAGGTGCTGGTCAGGTAACTGAAATCTTAGACTAATACTTAAGATATAGTAATAAATTAAACAATGCGCTCTCGAATTTTTCGGAGCGCATTTGTTTCTTATAAAACTTTTATCTACCTTTGCAGACCATTTTGAGTTGCATTGGTAAATACGGGTGTAGCTCAATTGGTAGAGTAGTGGTCTCCAAAACCATTGGCTGGGGGTTCGAGTCCCTCCACCCGTGCAATTTTAACACATTAATAAGATGCAGAAATTAAGTTTATTCTTAAAAGAATCGTGGTCAGAAATGCGATACAAAGTAACTTGGCCTCCTTATAGTAAACTACAAAATAGTTCTATTTTGGTATTGGTTGGAGCTTTGATTTTTGCCCTTTTAATTGGTGTTATTGATTTGGCATTTGATAATGCGATGGAATGGTTTTATAATGCATTTTAGCATTTAAGATATAATTGAGATAATGTCAGAATTTAAATGGTACGTTTTAAGAGTAATTAGTGGTCAAGAGAAAAAGATTAAATCTTATCTTGAAAACGAAATTGCTCGACAAAAAATAGAAGATTTTATTCCTCAGATTCTTATTCCTACAGAAAAGGTGTATGAGATGAGGAATGGCAAAAAGCGTGTCAGGGAAAAGAATTTCTTTCCAGGATATGTTTTTGTATCAGCTGATATTTCTCACGGAGAAGCGCATCACGTAATCACTAGTATTCCTGGAGTAATTGGTTTTCTAGGTGGACAAGGTGATGAAAAAGAGCCGGTTCCTTTAAGACAAAATGAAGTGAACCGTATACTCGGAAAGGTTGATGAAACTGAAGAAATGGATGAGAAACTGAGCACTCCTTATATAGTAGGGGAATCAGTGAAAGTGATGGATGGACCATTCAGTGGGTTTACCGGATCCGTAGAGGAGGTTTTTGAAGAAAGAAAGAAGCTAAATGTTATGGTGAAAATCTTTGGACGAAATACTCCGGTGGAATTGAATTACATGCAAGTAGAAAAAACAGAATAGCAAGATGGCTAAGGAAATAAGTGGATATCTGAAATTACAGATTAAAGGAGGGGCAGCAAATCCGTCACCTCCCGTTGGTCCTGCATTAGGTAGTAAAGGACTTAACATAATGGAGTTCTGTAAGCAATTTAATGGAAGAACTCAAGATAAGGCTGGGCAAGTATTGCCAGTGGTAATTACAATTTACAAAGACAAGTCTTTTGATTTTGTAATTAAAACTCCTCCAGCTCCGGTACTTTTATTAGATGCTTCTAAAAAGAAAAAAGGTTCTGCTGAGCCAAACCGAGTTAAGGTTGGTTCTGTAACTTGGGATCAGGTGAAAGAAATCGCTGAAACCAAGATGACTGATTTGAATGCATTTAAAATTGAATCAGCCATGCGTCAAGTTGCAGGTACTGCAAGAAGTATGGGAATTAAAGTTACAGGAACTGCTCCTTGGAAATCTTAAAAAATAGGTAAAATGGCAAAGCTTACTAAAAATCAAAAAATTGCAGCTGAGAAAGTTGACACTACTAAAGTTTATGCTTTAGATGAAGCCTCTTCTCTAGTTAAAGAAATTACAACTACCAAGTTTGATGCTTCTGTTGACCTAGACATAAGATTAGGAGTTGACCCACGTAAAGCAGATCAGATGGTTAGAGGTGTAGTTGCACTTCCACATGGAACTGGTAAAGATGTTAAGGTTTTGGCTTTAGTTACTCCTGACAAAGAACAGGAAGCTAAAGATGCTGGAGCTGATTACGTTGGATTAGACGACTACATCAAGAAAATTGAAGGTGGTTGGACAGATATTGATATTATCGTAACCATGCCTACTGTTATGGCGAAAGTAGGTAGGTTAGGTAAAGTGTTAGGCCCAAGAGGTCTAATGCCGAATCCAAAATCAGGAACTGTTACGCTTGATGTTGGAAAGGCTGTCCAGGAAGTAAAATCAGGTAAAATTGATTTTAAAGTGGACAAGTTCGGGATTATTCATGCAAGTATTGGTAAAGCTTCCTTCTCGAAAGAGAAAATTACTGAAAACGCAAATGAATTAATTCAAACTTTAGCGAAGCTAAAACCAGCTTCTTCTAAAGGTACGTATTTCATGAGCATGACCATGTCATCTACGATGAGCAAGGGAATCTCAATTGATAAAAACTCTATAGCTGGAATTTAATATGAATAAAAAAGAAAAAGGACAACTTATAGAGGAACTTACAGAGAAATTCGCGGAATTCCCGCATTTTTATCTGGCTGATGGTTCAGGAATGACTGTTTCGCAAACTAATACTTTTCGTCAATTATGTTACGAAAAGGGGCTTGAGTATAAAGTAGTGAAAAACTCTTTGATACAAAAAGCATTAGAGAAGCAAGAAGGAGATTACTCTGAGATTTTTGGAGCATTAAAAGGTTTCTCAGGAATTCTATTTTCTCCTGAAGTAGGTAATGCGCCTGCCAAGGTTATTAAAGAATTTCATAAGAAAAATAGTACAGAAAAGCCTTTATTCAAAGCTGCTGCTATAGATACAGATATTTATGTAGGTGCAGAACACTTAACGCCATTAAGCGAGCTTAAATCTAAGAAAGATATGCTTGGCGATATAGTGGGTCTATTACAATCACCTGCGAAGAATGTTATTTCTGCTTTACAGAGTGGAGGACATACTGTTTCAGGATTAGTAAAAGCGCTTGAAGAAAGAGCACAATAATTAACAAATTACTAGAACAAAATCATTAAAATTTAAATAACACAATCATGGCTGATATCAAAGCAATTGGAGATCAATTAGTAGAATTAACAGTAAAAGAAGTTAATGAACTTGCTGATTACCTAAAAGAAACACACGGTATCGAACCTGCTGCAGCAGCAGCGCCTGTAATGGCAGCTGGTGGTGCTGGCGGAGGAGACGCAGCGGAAGAAAAAACATCTTTTGATGTTGTTTTAACTTCTGCAGGTGCTGCTAAATTACAAGTTGTTAAAGCTGTTAAAGAATTGACAGGTTTAGGCTTGAAAGAAGCAAAAGAATTAGTTGACGGTGCTCCTAAAGCAGTAAAAGAAGGAGTAGCTAAAGACGAAGCAGAGGCGCTTAAAAAGCAACTTGAAGAAGCTGGAGCAGAAGTTGAATTAAAGTAATAGGTTGATCCTGAAAGGGTTAACTGATTTCTGCCCAAGAAATTAGGCCTGGTCCCCGATAATGTTTTTTCATTATCGGGGTCAGGTCTTTTCCTGTTTGTACTAATTTATGAAGCAGGATAGTGCTATTAAGCACTTTTAAGAATTACAAAAACTTTAAATATTCAGAGCCTTGGCTAATATAAATCAATCTGAAAGAATCAATTTCTCGTCAATTAAAACAGTAATTGATTACCCTGATTTCCTTGATGTTCAACTCCAATCTTTCCAGGATTTTTTCCAATTGGAAACTCCCGCTGAAAAAAGAGCTGAAGAAGGAATTTTTAAAGTATTTCAAGAAAACTTTCCAATCTCTGACTCCAGAGAGAATTTCGTTTTGGAATTTGTTGACTATCTTGTAGATCCACCAAAATATGATATTGATGGATGTATTGATAGAGGGTTAACTTATTCTGTTCCTTTGAAAGCAAAACTACGTTTGATTTGCAATGATGAGGATAATGAAGACTTTGAAACCATTGAGCAAGAGGTGTTTTTAGGGAACATCCCCTACATGACCGAAAAAGGCTCATTTATCATTAATGGGGCTGAACGTGTAATTGTTTCGCAATTGCACAGATCTCCAGGTGTTTTCTTTGCTCAAAGTAAGCACACAAACGGAACGAAATTGTATTCAGCAAGAATTATTCCTTTCAAGGGTTCTTGGATTGAATTTGCTACCGATGTGAACAATGTCATGTATGCTTACATCGACAGAAAGAAAAAATTCCCGGTAACTACTTTGTTACGTGCCATCGGTTATGGTTCTGATAAAGACATTTTAGATCTCTTCAATCTTTCCGAAGAAGTTGATGGAACTAAAGCAGCATTGAAAAAAGTGATCGGAAGAAAGCTTGCAGCTAGAGTTCTTAAAACTTGGACGGAGGATTTCGTGGATGAAGATACTGGTGAAGTGGTATCTATCGACAGAAACGAAGTGCTTTTAGAAAGAGATTCTGTTATTGAAGAAGAAGATATAGACTTAATTATAGATGCAGGTGTTAAATCCATCATTCTTCACAGAACTGATGTGAATATCACTGATTACAGCATTGTATATAATACTCTACAAAAGGATAACTCTAACTCTGAAAAAGAAGCGGTAGAACAAATTTACCGTCAATTGAGAAATACAGAGGCTCCTGATGAAGCAACAGCAAGAGAAATTATTCAAAATCTTTTCTTCTCAGAGAAAAGATATGACTTAGGTGAAGTTGGTAGATATAGAATCAATAAAAAATTAGGTTTAGATATTGATGCTGAAACTAAGGTATTGACTAAAGTGGATATCATCCACATAGTGAAATACCTTATCGGTTTGATTAACTCCAAAGCTATTGTTGATGATATCGATCACTTAAGTAATAGAAGAGTTAGAACAGTAGGGGAGCAGTTATATGCTCAGTTTGGTGTTGGTTTAGCTAGAATGGCTAGAACAATCCGTGAAAGAATGAACGTTAGAGATAATGAGGACTTTAAGCCTGTTGATTTGATCAACGCTAGAACCTTGTCTTCAGTGATTAATTCATTCTTTGGAACGAACCAGCTATCTCAGTTTATGGATCAAACGAATCCTTTATCTGAGGTAACTCACAAAAGAAGAATGTCAGCCTTAGGGCCTGGTGGTCTTTCCAGAGAGCGTGCTGGTTTTGAGGTTCGTGATGTTCATTATACGCACTACGGTAGATTATGTACTATTGAAACTCCTGAAGGTCCAAACATTGGTTTGATATCTTCATTATGTGTTCACGCCAAAGTAAACGGTATGGGATTCATTGAAACTCCATACAGAAAAGTTGAAGGTGGTAAAGTGGACATGAGTGGTAATGTACTTTATCTTACTGCCGAAGAAGAAGATGATCATAACATTGCTCAGGCAAATGCCCCTATTGATGATTCAGGTAAGTATCTTAACGATAGAGTTAAAGCTAGATTTGAAGGTGATTTCCCAGTATTAGAGCCAAAAGAGCTTTCTTACATGGATATTGCACCTAACCAAATTGTATCGGTTGCAGCTTCAATGATTCCATTCTTGGAGCATGATGATGCAAACAGGGCATTGATGGGATCAAACATGCAGCGTCAAGCAGTTCCATTATTGAGACCTGAGGCACCTATTGTAGGTACAGGTCTTGAAGGAAGAGTTGCTAGAGACTCTAGATCAATGATTGTAGCAGAAAAGGATGGAGTTGTTGTTTTTGTAGATGCTACAAAAATTGTCGTGAAATACGACATGAATGAGGAAGAGGAATTAGTTTCTTTCGAAGATGATGAGAGGGTTTATGATCTAATCAAATTTAGAAGAACTAACCAAAATACAACGATTAACCTTAGACCACTTGTTTACAAAGGGGATAAAGTTAAGAAAGGTCAAATTCTTTGTGATGGTTATGCAACTGAAAAAGGTGAAT
Protein-coding sequences here:
- the secE gene encoding preprotein translocase subunit SecE, producing MQKLSLFLKESWSEMRYKVTWPPYSKLQNSSILVLVGALIFALLIGVIDLAFDNAMEWFYNAF
- the nusG gene encoding transcription termination/antitermination protein NusG — its product is MSEFKWYVLRVISGQEKKIKSYLENEIARQKIEDFIPQILIPTEKVYEMRNGKKRVREKNFFPGYVFVSADISHGEAHHVITSIPGVIGFLGGQGDEKEPVPLRQNEVNRILGKVDETEEMDEKLSTPYIVGESVKVMDGPFSGFTGSVEEVFEERKKLNVMVKIFGRNTPVELNYMQVEKTE
- the rplK gene encoding 50S ribosomal protein L11, giving the protein MAKEISGYLKLQIKGGAANPSPPVGPALGSKGLNIMEFCKQFNGRTQDKAGQVLPVVITIYKDKSFDFVIKTPPAPVLLLDASKKKKGSAEPNRVKVGSVTWDQVKEIAETKMTDLNAFKIESAMRQVAGTARSMGIKVTGTAPWKS
- the rplA gene encoding 50S ribosomal protein L1, translated to MAKLTKNQKIAAEKVDTTKVYALDEASSLVKEITTTKFDASVDLDIRLGVDPRKADQMVRGVVALPHGTGKDVKVLALVTPDKEQEAKDAGADYVGLDDYIKKIEGGWTDIDIIVTMPTVMAKVGRLGKVLGPRGLMPNPKSGTVTLDVGKAVQEVKSGKIDFKVDKFGIIHASIGKASFSKEKITENANELIQTLAKLKPASSKGTYFMSMTMSSTMSKGISIDKNSIAGI
- the rplJ gene encoding 50S ribosomal protein L10: MNKKEKGQLIEELTEKFAEFPHFYLADGSGMTVSQTNTFRQLCYEKGLEYKVVKNSLIQKALEKQEGDYSEIFGALKGFSGILFSPEVGNAPAKVIKEFHKKNSTEKPLFKAAAIDTDIYVGAEHLTPLSELKSKKDMLGDIVGLLQSPAKNVISALQSGGHTVSGLVKALEERAQ
- the rplL gene encoding 50S ribosomal protein L7/L12, which produces MADIKAIGDQLVELTVKEVNELADYLKETHGIEPAAAAAPVMAAGGAGGGDAAEEKTSFDVVLTSAGAAKLQVVKAVKELTGLGLKEAKELVDGAPKAVKEGVAKDEAEALKKQLEEAGAEVELK
- the rpoB gene encoding DNA-directed RNA polymerase subunit beta, which codes for MANINQSERINFSSIKTVIDYPDFLDVQLQSFQDFFQLETPAEKRAEEGIFKVFQENFPISDSRENFVLEFVDYLVDPPKYDIDGCIDRGLTYSVPLKAKLRLICNDEDNEDFETIEQEVFLGNIPYMTEKGSFIINGAERVIVSQLHRSPGVFFAQSKHTNGTKLYSARIIPFKGSWIEFATDVNNVMYAYIDRKKKFPVTTLLRAIGYGSDKDILDLFNLSEEVDGTKAALKKVIGRKLAARVLKTWTEDFVDEDTGEVVSIDRNEVLLERDSVIEEEDIDLIIDAGVKSIILHRTDVNITDYSIVYNTLQKDNSNSEKEAVEQIYRQLRNTEAPDEATAREIIQNLFFSEKRYDLGEVGRYRINKKLGLDIDAETKVLTKVDIIHIVKYLIGLINSKAIVDDIDHLSNRRVRTVGEQLYAQFGVGLARMARTIRERMNVRDNEDFKPVDLINARTLSSVINSFFGTNQLSQFMDQTNPLSEVTHKRRMSALGPGGLSRERAGFEVRDVHYTHYGRLCTIETPEGPNIGLISSLCVHAKVNGMGFIETPYRKVEGGKVDMSGNVLYLTAEEEDDHNIAQANAPIDDSGKYLNDRVKARFEGDFPVLEPKELSYMDIAPNQIVSVAASMIPFLEHDDANRALMGSNMQRQAVPLLRPEAPIVGTGLEGRVARDSRSMIVAEKDGVVVFVDATKIVVKYDMNEEEELVSFEDDERVYDLIKFRRTNQNTTINLRPLVYKGDKVKKGQILCDGYATEKGELAIGRNMKVAFMPWQGYNFEDAIVISERVVREDIFTSIHIEEFELEVRDTKRGEEELTSEIPNVSEEAVKNLDENGIIRTGTEIKEGDILIGKITPKGETDPTPEEKLLRAIFGDKAGDVKDASMKASPSLRGVVIDTKLFARHKKDKDGRADAKKEVEVLAKEYSRQLLKLRNLKIEKLATLLEGKTCQGIKHKFGDEIMSKGVKFTQNNIEKNLFPEKNIYRDESNYNVPEEVNLISDLILDNWTNDENTNKLIVDLVRNYNKRRNEIAGKFKRERFTIEVGDELPAGIVQLAKVYVAKKRKLKVGDKMAGRHGNKGVVAKIVRDEDMPFLEDGTPVDIVLNPLGVPSRMNIGQIYETVLGWAGLKLGRKYATPIFDGASSDEVSAELAEAGLPEFGRTHLYDGLTGDIFDQKVTVGVIYMLKLGHLIDDKMHARSIGPYSLITQQPLGGKAQFGGQRFGEMEVWALEAFGASHVLQEILTIKSDDVIGRAKAYEAIVKGENMGKPNIPESFNVLVHELRGLALEITLD